The nucleotide sequence TGTCTCAGGAAACTGTTTTTTATTCAAACATATCTGTAGGTGTTATTCCTATTGGAACAGGTAATGATTGGGTAAAAACTTATAACATTCCTAGAAATATAGATCAAGCTATTAACATTATTAAAAACGGAGCTATTGCACAACAAGATATAGGAAAAATTGAGTTTATTGATTCTAAAAAACTCCCTGTATTTTTTAATAATTTAGCTGGTATTGGCTTTGATGGCTATGTGGTTAGTAAGGTTGGAAAATATAAACATTTTGGGGCTTTAGCCTATCTTATTGGTGCTGTTTTGGGTTTATTTTCATTTAAAAATTTTGAAGTAGAAGTCATTACAAACTCACAAAAAATGAAAACAAAAAGCCTAATGGTTTTGGTCGGATTGTGCAAATATTCAGGTGGAGGTATGCAATTAACTGAATATGATAGTTCTTTTGATGGCTTATTTGATGTTAGTGTTGCCAAGAATTTTAGTAAGTTCGAAATTCTAAAAAATATTTTTAAGCTTTTTAATGGAAATATTGTAAATCTAAATAAGGTTAACTCCTTAAAAACCAGCAAGATTACAATATTATGTGCTAAAGAAACTACAAAGCCTTTTATTCAAGCAGATGGGGAGTTAATCGGATCCGAAAGCATTAAGGTTTCTATTATTCCAAAAGTTTTTTCATTTTATGCAAAATAAAAAAGCCAAACAAGAATGTTTGGCTTCAATTATACTATAGCTTTTTTTATTCCTTGTTTTTATACGCCTTGTTTAACGCATCCAATACAGCTTGTGTTAAGTCTGCATCATCTGTTCCATACATAACACTTCCCGCTTCATTGCTTCCTAATATGAATTTATAGCCATTTGTTTTTCCATAATCTTTAACAAAATCTCTTACCTTTTTTATAAGTGAATCGTTTTTTGATTGACTTTCTTGTGCAATTTGTTGTTGTTCAAATTGAAGTTGTTGAGAAATAATTTGTTCTTTCTGCTGAAATTCTTGCTGTAGTTTTTGAAGATTAGCTTGCGACATAGTTCTTGCTTTTACTTCCGCAGCTTTAACTTCTAATTGAAATGCCTGACCTAAGCTATCTCTTCTTTTTTCATACACTTCAATTTTACCTTTTAATTTTGCTTCAATGTCTTTTTTTTCTTGATAGTCGTTTATTAAAACTGAATTATCTACAAATCCAATTTTTTGAGATTGCTGACATGAAGCAACACTCAAAACTATAATAATAATGCTTACTAGTTTTTTCATTTTTAATTTATATTATAAAGTCGCAAAAATATAAAAGTAATACTTAGGTATATCTAAAAATATAATTTATCTAATGTATAAGAAAAATTTATAGCAAAAGAATGATTCTATACTTTTTGTTTATTAAAAACGAATTGAAATTACGCGTTTTAAGAGCTTAAAAGAAAAACAAAAGGTGTTTGCATGAAATAGCTATAATTACATCAATAGAAGGATTCAAAACAACTAATTACTTGTTCTTAATGATATAAATCAATGAAGAGTATTCTTTCGAACCTCTGGCTTTTAAATTAGAACGGAATCCAATCCAGAAAGCTTTGATAGGATTCATAAATCCAGATTTATACTTTTCAGAAAGTAGGCTTACATAGTAAGCATCAAATTTCATTGGAAGTGTTTTAACAACAGTCATATTTTCATTATCAAAAATGTTTGAAATAGATTTTTGATTGAAATGCCAAAGATGTCTTGGAACATCATAAGCTGCCCAAAACGATTTATAATATTGTGCATCAAAACTCTTGTAATTTGGAACAGCAATTATTAAAATTCCATTCTGCTTCAGTAATTTTTTAAGCATTTGTGTTTGCTCTTCAAGTTTTGGTAAATGTTCTAGTACGTGCCAAAGCGTAATTACGTCAAAATTGTGCTCTTTAAATTGTTGCAGTTTCTCAGTGTTAAAAACAGAATCATTCGTTTTGTTATTTGCAATTTTTCTGGCTAAACCATTTGGTTCTATGCCTGAAATTTTCCAATCATTGTCTTTTGCCGCTTTTAGAAAATCTCCTGTTCCGCACCCAATATCTAATAGGTTTTTCTCTTCAATGTTTAAGGAATTAATGAGTTTTAATTTTCTATTTAAAGAGACATGTCTAACAAAATGGTAGGCTTTTTCAAACAGGTTTCTCTTAGAATCCGTATGAGAAATATAATCTTCAGTTTTATAGTATTCAGAAAGGTTTTCTTCGCTTGGTTGCGGATGCGTTTCTAAATAACCATAAGACTTATTTAATACAAGCTCAAATACCTCTCCAGAAACCGAGTGGTCTTTTACTTCTAAAAACGATGTGACTTCTTTCATTTATTACTGATGTTCCACGTGGAACATATAATAGTTATCTTCCCATGTAAACCAATAAGACAGAAATATCATTTGGTGAAACACCACTAATTCTAGATGCTTGTGCAATAGATGTTGGTTGAATTTTTTTAAGTTTTTCACGAGCTTCCATACTCATAGATTTAATTTGAGAATAGTCGAAATTATTAGGAATTTTAACGTATTCTAATCTGTTTAGCTTATCGGCATTCGTTTTTTCCTTTGCTATATAACCTGAGTATTTTACTTGTATTTCTGTTTGCTCTATAATTTCGGCGTCTAAATTGTTTCCTTGAATGTATGATTCTACAGACTCAAACTGTCTCACATCATCAATGGTAATGTTAGGTCTAGCAAACAACTTAAACATTTTATCTTGCTGTTTTACTGGGGCTGAATCTTTGGCTTCTAAAACTGGATTTGCCTCATCTGGAGTGACACTAGTTTCTCTAAAAAACTGAACAAATTTTTCTGCTTGTTCATGTTTTTCCTCCATGCGTCTTAAGCGCTTTTCAGAAGCTAGCCCCAATTTAAAACCTTTTGGAGTTAAACGTAAATCTGCATTATCTTGCCGTAACAGAGTTCTGTATTCTGCTCTCGACGTAAACATTCTATATGGTTCTTCTGTTCCTTTTGTAATTAAGTCATCAACCAAAACGCCTATGTAAGCTTCATCCCTTTTTAAAGTAAAAGGCTCCTTTTCTTGAACCTTTAAGCTTGCATTTATTCCAGCCATTAGTCCCTGTGATGCGGCTTCTTCGTATCCTGTTGTGCCATTTATTTGTCCAGCAAAATACAGTCCTTCAACTAGCTTAGTTTCTAATGTGTGTTTTAATTGTGTTGGTGGAAAATAATCGTATTCAATAGCATAACCAGGTCTAAAGAATTTTACGCTTTCAAAGCCAACCACAGAACGCATTGCTTTAAATTGAACATCTTCAGGCAACGAGGTTGAAAACCCATTAACATAATATTCAACAGTATTCCATCCTTCCGGTTCTACAAATAGTTGATGCCTGTCTTTATCCGCAAAACGATTAATTTTATCCTCAATTGAAGGACAATAACGCGGTCCTAAACTTTTAATTCTTCCATTGAACATTGGAGAACGATCAAACCCTTCACGTAGTAAATCGTGAACTTCTGGACTTGTATAAGTCATATGGCAAGAACGTTGTTCTTTCAATGGCTTTGTAATATCTAAATAAGAAAATTTTTCAGGATTTTCGTCACCAGGTTGTTCAATCATTTTAGAAAAATCTAATGAGCGTCCATCAACTCGAGGCGGTGTTCCAGTTTTCATTCGACCTGAATCAAAACCTAAATCAACCAATTGTTCAGTGATTCCAGTTGCAGCTCTTTCACCAGCTCTTCCTCCTCCAAAACTTTTATCTCCAATATGAATTAAGCCATTTAAAAAAGTACCATTTGTTAATACAACAGATTTTGCCTTTACTTCAATTCCTAATGATGTTTTAACACCAACAATTTTATCATTCTCAACAATTAGACCAGATACCATTTCTTGATAGAAATCAAGGTTTGGTGTTTGCTCCAACATCAACCTCCAGTCTTCTGCAAAACGCATTCTGTCACTTTGTACTCTTGGACTCCACATTGCTGGTCCTTTAGACTTGTTAAGCATTTTAAATTGAATAGCAGAGGTATCACTAACAATACCGCTGTACCCACCAAGCGCATCAATTTCTCGTACAATTTGGCCTTTAGCAATCCCACCCATAGCAGGATTACAAGACATTTGCGCAATGTTTTGAAGGTTCATTGTAATTAATAGCGTCTTGCTACCCATATTAGCTGCAGCTGCAGCCGCTTCACTTCCAGCGTGACCGCCTCCAACTACTATAACATCGTATGTATCTAAAAATAAACTCATAAGTGTTCCACGTGAAACAATTGTAAAATTAAAGTTTGCAAATATACATCAAAACAAGCTATATATTAGAACTTATTAAGGTAGTAGTCTTCTTTTTGGCGCATTGCTATTTTGTCTTCTTCCTTCTTATCCTTATAGCCGCAATAGTGAAGAATACCATGAATCATTACGCGATGCAATTCATTTTCAAAATCAACCCTAAGTTCTTTAGCATTTTCTATGACTCTTTCTATAGATATAAATATATCTCCGTGTAGCTCTTTTCCCACTGAATAATCAAAACTGATAATATCCGTAAGTGTATTATGATTAAGGAATTCTACATTTAACTTATAAAGATATTCGTCGTCACAAAACACGTAGTTAATATCTCCTTCTTTACAGCCTTCTTCGTTAATTGTATCAACAACCCACTTGGAAATTTGTAGGTCATCTTGTAAACGGAAATTGGTTTCGTAGTTAAAACTAATCATTGGCTTTCTTAAAATACTCTTGCACTTTCTTTTTATAAACTTGCTGCAAAGGTAATGCTTGCCTATTTAATATTTCGGTAGTATTAAAATATTGTTTGGCGTTTTGAAGCTGTGTATTTGTAAGGCTATTGAATTGTTCTTGATTAGTTTTAGATTTGCGTTTATTGTCTTCTCCTTGTTGAAACGTTGCGTTTTCTAGTTTTAAAAGTTGATGTTGTAAATTCATCATCCGTTGAAGTGTTCTATTAGTAAAGCCTTTGTTAAGCAAATCGTTTTCTATAGATTCCATTTCACGCAATAAGTTACCTCCCGCCCCTTCTTTTCCTTGCTTTCCAATTTTTTCTTCAAGTGCTTGACGCAATTGTTGTTGTTGTTGGTATATTTCAAATAATTCTCCATTTAATTCTTCACTATTACCACCTTCACCCTCTTGCTGTTGTCCTTCACCTTCTTTTTGTTCGCCTTCTTCCCCCTCTTTACCTTTCTCACCATCTTTCTTCTTTCCTTCCTCACTCTTTTTTAAGCCTTCTTCCATTTGCTTGTTAAGTTCTTCTTGACTCATAATAATGTCTGGTAGCTGCATATCACCTCCTTGACCTTGTCCTGGAGAAGGATTCATTTGGCTTTCCATATTATCAAGGATATCGCTTAATAAACTTGCCAATGTGTTCGCCGATGTTACTGCATACTGTTGAGCAGCTACGCCTTGATACAGTCTATTTTCTGCTAACTGCTCTAGAGACTTGTCTATATTAAAAAATACTTCTGTAATTTCTTTATTAATACTTTCAGAAAGTGTTGGTTGACGTAAGGATAAAGCAAATAAGCTATCATCTACATGCTCAAAATGCTCTCTAAGATTTTGTTGCTTAATTAAGTATTTAGCATACTCATTATGATTGACTTGTATGGATTTAAATTTATCCATAATATCCTCTTGATCGAATGAATACAAAACTAAATTGTCTAGAACCTGTCTCAATATATCAATATCTTCAGACATTTGTTCAGAGGTTCCACTCATCATTGACTGCTGCATTTGCTCGCTCATTTGCTTCATCTTTTGAGCTGCTTTCTTCTGATTCTTTTTTGCGTTGTTTTGCTGTTGCTCTTTATTTTGTTGGTCTTGACTTTCTTCCTTTTTTTCTAAATTTTCGCTAGCTTCTTGTTGTTCCTTTTTAATATCTTCTTCTTTCTTTTTGTCGTTTGGAACTTCTAGAGGCTCTCTTAACTTCTCGTTTTCTTTACGCAAATCTTCTAGTTCTTTTTCAATATCCTCAAACTTCTTATTTAACTCGTCTTGCTTTTCTTTAGTATTATTCTCTTCAGATTCTTCAGATAGTTTCTCTTGCTCTTTAGCTAATTCTTCCAATTCTACGCGAATCTTTTCAGATTTCATGGTTACATAATATCTTTTGGTAAGTTCTAGTAATTGCTGCAAGCTCCGTTTTTTGTTCTTATTCTGCTTAGCTAATTCTTCAAGTTTTTGTGACAACTCTTCTTTTTGAATTTTCTCTGAAAGTTTTTCAAGCTCTTTAAGTAATTCTTCATCTTTCTTTAATTGCTCTTGATTTTCTTCAAGACGTTGCTTTAAACTTTCCTTAAATGGATCTTCTTTGTTCTCTTTTTGAAAGTCTTCTAAATTCTCCTTCAATTGCTTATTGAAGTTTTTCATCATTTCATCCTGTTGCTTTTGGCGCTTAAGAAAGTTTTCTAACTTCTTTTTATCATTAAAATTAAGTTCTGATTTTTCTTTTTGGGTTTTTGAAAACTCTTTTAATTCTTCATCTTGCTCTTCAAGCTTTTCAAGCGAATTATTTAAATCTTCAATAGTTTCACTTTGTTCTTTTAATTGTTCTTGCTCAACTTCATCTTTTGTTAATTTTCTATATGAAAACGTATTACTCTTAGTGCTTTTGTAGTTGCTTAGAATGTCATTATCAAACACTTCAAAATACAAGTCATAACTAACGCCTTCTTCTAAATTCAACTGATTAGGAAAAACACTTACAAACTCATCAAAATTAGAGTTTGACACTGTTAAGCGCTCTGTTTTTTTATCACCCTCAGAACTACTTGGATAATACACCAATTGTAGTTTGCTTAATCCATAATCATCACTAACTTGACCATAAAAATAAAGTGTTTGGCTATCTAGAGAGTCTTGCTCCATTTTCACATTCAATTCAGGATATTCGTCTCTTATTACATTTATCGAAAAGGCTAGGCTTTCATAATCCTTCAACTCTTTATTACTTGTTTTTAGGCTATAATCAAGCGACTTAAATAGGCGTTGAGACAAGCTAAATGCATTATTCTCTCCATTGAATTGAAGTAAGGAGTCTTGAGTGTTTAATATAACGCTTTCTGTGGTTTTTGTTTTTAGTTTCCATGTAACTTTAGTTCCTTGTGGCACTACTGCATTTCCGTTACTTTTAAGAGTTTCGTCTTGTTTTTTTGTATACGCTGGATAATCTAGAACCAAATCGAAACTTAGTAATGTTGGTGTATTAATTACTTCTAAATCATACGTTTTAGAAGTAACATTATTTGCAACTAAATTAAATTGAAGATTCTCTTTTGGCTGTGCAAAAATGTATTCAAAAACACCTGAATTAATCTGTTTTAAATAATACGTTTCATTATTATAATTTATCTGGACATTATCTGGAATAACCTCTCCTTCGGTTTGAACTACTAGTGTAAAATCTTTGTTTTCTAAAACATTTAAGCTATCGTTTATAACATAGAATTGAAAAGGCGCTGGTGGTTCATATGCTGTTTTATAATTTACAACACGCTCATAACTGTCACTAAACCAATTATACTTTCCCGAAATGAAAGAAAATAAAATAATAGTTATAGGAATTGCTGCATACTTTAAATATTTAACATTGCTCTTAAAATTAATTGCTAGTTTAAAAGGGATTGGATTTAATTCTATTGCTTTTTGATCAATACTAGCCAACAAAAGTTCCGATTCTTTCGAGGTTTCTTTTAACTGAAGTACATTAAGCAGCTTATCGTTAACCTCAGGAAAATGATTCCCAATAATTTTTGAAGCATCTACATAATTAATGCCTTTTTGAAATTTAAAGAGCTTAGCAATAGGCTTTGCTATAAACTTTAAGAACAAGGCAATCTCTACAAGTATAAATACCCAAAACAAAATAGCTCTAGCGGTTGGGTTTAACCAAAGGGCATACTCGATTAAAAGCGTTATTAAAAAATAGAGCAAACCAATCGCTAAAAATAAAATAGTTCCTTTTATAAGTTCGTTGGTATAGTACTTTTTAATAAACGCTTCAAGCTTGTCTTGTATGTTCTTAAAGTTGCTCAATCGCCTATTTTTAATAGTTTCAACTAATAAAATTACAATTTTATTGTTAACTTGTAATACTATTTATATATAACATTCTGTTAAAGTCGACAACTAGCGCTATCAATCGATTTATTGTGATGCAATGAAAGATTTAAAATACTTATCTGCCTTATCTGTTCCATTTAGTGTCATTATTGGACTGTATTTTAAGGGGGTTTGGTTGTTTCTAACGCCTTTTTATATTTTTGCCCTTATACCAATTTTAGAGCTAATTCTAAAAGAAGAAAATAGTAATTTTTCTGATGAAGAAGTGTCATCTAGAGCCATCAATCCTGTTTTTGATTGGTTACTTTACTTAAATCTTCCTATTGTTTATGGGTTACTAGTTTGGGCATTGTTAGAAGTTTCAAGTTATGGTTTTGAATCCTATGAATTTGTTGGATTGGTAATATCGGTTGGCATTGTTTTGGGTGGAAACGGTATTAATGTAGCTCATGAACTTGGTCACAGACAAGCCTCAAAAGAACGCTTTATTGGTAAGGCTCTACTATTACCTTCACTGTACATGCATTTTTATATTGAACACAATTTTGGACATCATTTACACGCTGCAACTAAAGAAGACCCTGCAACCGCAAGATTCAAACAAACTGTATATTCCTTTTGGTTGACATCAACTATTAGACAATATTTTAGCGCTTGGCGTATTCAAAAACGATTGCTAGAGAATTACAAATTATCCTTCTTTTCGTTACGAAATGATATGTTATGGTATGTAATTTTTCAAGGATTATATTTAATAATCATCCTTTTTGTTTTTGGAAAAATGGCATTATTGTTTGGGGTTTTAGCTGCAATTGTTGGGGTTTTACTTTTAGAAACTGTCAATTATATTGAGCATTATGGTTTGCTTAGAAAGAAAAAGGAATCTGGTCGCTACGAGCGCGTTAAAGAAATCCATTCATGGAACTCAAATCATGTCATTGGTAGAATTTTGCTCTATGAACTCACAAGGCATAGTGACCATCATTTTAGGTCTTCAAAAAAATATCAAATTTTAGAATGTCATGAAAATAGTCCTCAGTTGCCTTATGGTTATCCAACATCAATGGTTTTAGCCTTGTTTCCTCCTTTCTGGTTTTCAATAATGAATAAGCGAGTTCCACGTGAAATGATTTCAGCTTAGAATCTTTCTTTTCATAATTATCGTTTTATCTTTGCAGCAAATTTTTAGCATGAATAAAAATGTTCGCGTGCGATTTGCACCAAGTCCAACAGGACCATTACATATTGGAGGTGTAAGAACTGCCCTTTTCAATTATTTATTTGCAAAAAAACACAACGGAACTTTTGTGTTACGCATTGAAGACACTGACCAGAACAGATATGTTGAAGGTGCTGAAGATTACATTGTAGAGTCTTTAAATTGGTGTGGAATCCCTTTTGATGAGGGTCCAGAGAAAAATGAAAAATTTGGCCCTTACAGACAAAGCGAACGCAAGCATTTATACAAACAACATGCTGAAGAGTTAATTGGTAAAGGAAAGGCTTATTACGCTTTTGATACAGCTGATGAATTAGACGCTCACAGAAAAGAGCATGAGTCGCAAGGAAAAACATTTATTTATAATTGGCACAATAGAGAAAAATTAACAAACTCTATTTCCTTATCTAAAGAAGAAACTGAGAAACGTATCGCAAATGGAGATGATTACGTTATTCGTTTTTGGTCTCCGAAAGACGAAACACTTCATTTAAATGATATTATTCGGGGTGATATTAAAATTGACACAAATGTATTAGATGATAAAGTGCTTTTTAAAAGTGACGGTATGCCAACCTATCATCTAGCTAATATTGTTGATGATCATTTAATGGAGATCTCTCATGTTATTCGTGGAGAAGAATGGTTACCGTCTTTGGCCTTACACCAACAATTGTATGATGCTTTTGGCTGGAGTGCGCCTGAGTTTGCTCATTTACCATTAATATTAAAACCAACAGGGAAAGGTAAGCTAAGTAAACGTGATGGAGACAAGTTAGGATTTCCAGTGTTTCCATTAGAGTGGAAAGATCCAAAGTCTGGAAAAATTTCAAGAGGTTATAAGGAAGATGGTTATTTCCCTGAGGCAATGGTAAACTTTTTATCATTTTTAGGGTGGAATCCTGGAACTGAGCAAGAACTATTTAGCTTGGATGAATTAATTAACGCATTTGAATTAGAGCGTGTGAATAAATCTGGAGCACGTTTTGATCCTGAAAAAATTAAATGGTTCAATCACCATTATATGCAAGAACAGTCTAATGAATATTTGGCTAAGTTATTTAAAGCGTCTCGAAATGAATTAGTGTCTATTGATGACAATTATATTTCATTAGTAATTAGCTTGGTTAAAGAGCGAGCTACATTTGTAAGTGACTTTTGGGAACTAACACACTATTTCTTTTCTGCACCAACTAATTATGATGAAAAAGCGTCTAAAAAAGCTTTTAAAGATGATACAAATGAGGTTTTTGAAAAAGTAATTGTGCTTGTAAATTCAGTAGATGACTATACAACTGAAAATCTTCAAAATACAATTAAGGGTTGGATTACATCAAACGATATTGGTTTTGGCAAGGTAATGATGCCGTTACGTCTAGCGTTGGTTGGCGCCTTACAAGGCCCTGATGTATTTGATATTATGTTTATGATTGGCAAAGCCGAAACAATTAAGCGTATTGAGAATGCAATTCAATTTATCGCTTAAAATGTAAATATCGCTGTAAACATAATTGTTTCTGGGTTGCCTTTAAAATCATCTACACCTACAATATTGCTGTTAAGCTTTTCAAACATGTTTAAAAAGCCATAAACATATTGCGCTCTTAATTTTATTGGCCCAATGCCAGCCGTCATTCCAATAGCTCCATTTACATTAAATTTCGACATTTCTGTAATATGTGATGCCGATAAACCATTGTACCCATTAATAAAATAGTCCTCTTGTTGGCTATTCTTAAAATCTAAATCACCATTATATTGCAATTGTGGTCCTGCATCAATTGTGAAATTATTTCCTATAACTTTTGCGTGAAATAAAAAACCTAATTGTGCCGCCATTAACTTATATTCTATTTGCTCGTTACCAGCAACGTCATCAGTCATTCTGCCTGAAATTTCTAGGGTGCTTTCAGAAATTTGCATACCATAACTTGCATTATACCATCGGTTTGGAATGTCAACTGTTGCGGCAAGAGCAACAACAAATCCATTCCCTTGAGTTGTTATAAAATTATCCGTTTTAATATTAAACAGGCTAACTCCTCCTCCTATGCCAAATCCATTTTTAATATCATAGCTTGTATGTTGTGCTTGCGTAATTGTAACAAAAAGCATACTTAGTGCTACTAACAAGGTAAGTTGTTTGTTTTTCATGTGATTTTTTAGCGTTCGGAAACAAATATAACTTAATTTAGTATTCATTTATTTTCTAACCATTTTTAATATTCTGTTATGGAACAATTTATTTTTATCCCTATTGCTTTTTTTGCATTAATAATTCTAATTTCTGCTTTTTTTATTGTGAAACAGCAAACAGCTGTAATTATTGAGCGATTTGGTAGGTTTCAAAGTATTCGTCACTCTGGGTTGCAATTAAAAATTCCTTTGGTTGATAGAATTGCAGGGCGTTTGAGTTTGAAGATTCAGCAACTGGATGTGATTATAGAAACCAAAACGCTTGATGATGTATTTGTGCGTTTAAAAGTCTCTGTACAATACAAAGTAATACGCGATAAAGTATACGATGCATTTTATAAGCTTGATTATCCTCACGACCAAATTACGTCTTATGTATTTGATGTTGTACGCGCAGAAGTGCCTAAAATGAAATTAGACGATGTGTTTGTTAAAAAAGATGATATTGCCTTGGCTGTAAAAGCTGAGCTCAACGATGCAATGTCTGACTATGGTTTTGACATTATTAAAACATTAGTGACAGATATCGATCCTGATGCGCAAGTAAAACAAGCCATGAACAGAATTAATGCCTCGGAACGAGAAAAAATTGCAGCACAGTTTGAAGGTGATGCTGCTCGTATTCTTATAGTAGAAAAGGCAAAAGCTGAAGCTGAAAGTAAGCGATTACAAGGTCAAGGTATTGCAGACCAACGTCGTGAAATTGCACGTGGATTAGAAGAGTCTGTAGAGGTTCTTAATAAAGTTGGTATTAACTCTCAAGAGGCTTCTGCTTTAATTGTGGTTACGCAACACTATGATACATTACAAGCTATTGGTGGTGAAACAAACAGTAATTTAATCTTATTACCTAATTCACCTCAAGCAGGAAGTAATATGCTTAATGATATGGTGGCTAGCTTTACAGCAAGTAATCAAATTGGTGAAGCTATGAAGAACTCGAACAGCAAGAAAAAGGATGAATAAAATATGTTCTAAATTAATATTAATGCTGTTACTTGTTTGTGGCAGCATTTCTTTTGCTCAAAATAAATCTGAGTTAAAAGCCCAAGCGTTAAAAGATGCGAAAACTACCTCTCAAGCAACACTTAAGTTTGATTTTGAAACAGTTTTAAAACATACTTATCCTGGCGTTGTAACATTAATGGGCGGCCAAGAAAAAGCTATAAACCTATTGGAATCTACATTTAATTCTATGGCTCAAGAGGGCTTTGTCTTTGAAAAGGCTGAAATAATTAATGTTTCTGATATCGTATATGAACAAGACCAATATCGTTGCTACGTAGAAAGTTACAATCAAATGACAATGAATAATTTAAGAATTAAATCTAAGGCTTATTTATTGGGTATTTATAATGCTAATTTAAAATACTGGTATTTTATTGAGGCAAAACAA is from Pontimicrobium sp. SW4 and encodes:
- a CDS encoding diacylglycerol kinase family protein, which encodes MSNSNKWFVIINPTSGNGKAKKHWLKIKAKLENNEFEFDFQFTKSGTHNVKLVHFAVNKGFRNIICIGGDGTIHNTINGIMSQETVFYSNISVGVIPIGTGNDWVKTYNIPRNIDQAINIIKNGAIAQQDIGKIEFIDSKKLPVFFNNLAGIGFDGYVVSKVGKYKHFGALAYLIGAVLGLFSFKNFEVEVITNSQKMKTKSLMVLVGLCKYSGGGMQLTEYDSSFDGLFDVSVAKNFSKFEILKNIFKLFNGNIVNLNKVNSLKTSKITILCAKETTKPFIQADGELIGSESIKVSIIPKVFSFYAK
- a CDS encoding OmpH family outer membrane protein; translation: MKKLVSIIIIVLSVASCQQSQKIGFVDNSVLINDYQEKKDIEAKLKGKIEVYEKRRDSLGQAFQLEVKAAEVKARTMSQANLQKLQQEFQQKEQIISQQLQFEQQQIAQESQSKNDSLIKKVRDFVKDYGKTNGYKFILGSNEAGSVMYGTDDADLTQAVLDALNKAYKNKE
- a CDS encoding class I SAM-dependent methyltransferase, whose translation is MKEVTSFLEVKDHSVSGEVFELVLNKSYGYLETHPQPSEENLSEYYKTEDYISHTDSKRNLFEKAYHFVRHVSLNRKLKLINSLNIEEKNLLDIGCGTGDFLKAAKDNDWKISGIEPNGLARKIANNKTNDSVFNTEKLQQFKEHNFDVITLWHVLEHLPKLEEQTQMLKKLLKQNGILIIAVPNYKSFDAQYYKSFWAAYDVPRHLWHFNQKSISNIFDNENMTVVKTLPMKFDAYYVSLLSEKYKSGFMNPIKAFWIGFRSNLKARGSKEYSSLIYIIKNK
- the mnmG gene encoding tRNA uridine-5-carboxymethylaminomethyl(34) synthesis enzyme MnmG, which produces MSLFLDTYDVIVVGGGHAGSEAAAAAANMGSKTLLITMNLQNIAQMSCNPAMGGIAKGQIVREIDALGGYSGIVSDTSAIQFKMLNKSKGPAMWSPRVQSDRMRFAEDWRLMLEQTPNLDFYQEMVSGLIVENDKIVGVKTSLGIEVKAKSVVLTNGTFLNGLIHIGDKSFGGGRAGERAATGITEQLVDLGFDSGRMKTGTPPRVDGRSLDFSKMIEQPGDENPEKFSYLDITKPLKEQRSCHMTYTSPEVHDLLREGFDRSPMFNGRIKSLGPRYCPSIEDKINRFADKDRHQLFVEPEGWNTVEYYVNGFSTSLPEDVQFKAMRSVVGFESVKFFRPGYAIEYDYFPPTQLKHTLETKLVEGLYFAGQINGTTGYEEAASQGLMAGINASLKVQEKEPFTLKRDEAYIGVLVDDLITKGTEEPYRMFTSRAEYRTLLRQDNADLRLTPKGFKLGLASEKRLRRMEEKHEQAEKFVQFFRETSVTPDEANPVLEAKDSAPVKQQDKMFKLFARPNITIDDVRQFESVESYIQGNNLDAEIIEQTEIQVKYSGYIAKEKTNADKLNRLEYVKIPNNFDYSQIKSMSMEAREKLKKIQPTSIAQASRISGVSPNDISVLLVYMGR
- the ybeY gene encoding rRNA maturation RNase YbeY gives rise to the protein MISFNYETNFRLQDDLQISKWVVDTINEEGCKEGDINYVFCDDEYLYKLNVEFLNHNTLTDIISFDYSVGKELHGDIFISIERVIENAKELRVDFENELHRVMIHGILHYCGYKDKKEEDKIAMRQKEDYYLNKF
- a CDS encoding DUF4175 family protein, which codes for MSNFKNIQDKLEAFIKKYYTNELIKGTILFLAIGLLYFLITLLIEYALWLNPTARAILFWVFILVEIALFLKFIAKPIAKLFKFQKGINYVDASKIIGNHFPEVNDKLLNVLQLKETSKESELLLASIDQKAIELNPIPFKLAINFKSNVKYLKYAAIPITIILFSFISGKYNWFSDSYERVVNYKTAYEPPAPFQFYVINDSLNVLENKDFTLVVQTEGEVIPDNVQINYNNETYYLKQINSGVFEYIFAQPKENLQFNLVANNVTSKTYDLEVINTPTLLSFDLVLDYPAYTKKQDETLKSNGNAVVPQGTKVTWKLKTKTTESVILNTQDSLLQFNGENNAFSLSQRLFKSLDYSLKTSNKELKDYESLAFSINVIRDEYPELNVKMEQDSLDSQTLYFYGQVSDDYGLSKLQLVYYPSSSEGDKKTERLTVSNSNFDEFVSVFPNQLNLEEGVSYDLYFEVFDNDILSNYKSTKSNTFSYRKLTKDEVEQEQLKEQSETIEDLNNSLEKLEEQDEELKEFSKTQKEKSELNFNDKKKLENFLKRQKQQDEMMKNFNKQLKENLEDFQKENKEDPFKESLKQRLEENQEQLKKDEELLKELEKLSEKIQKEELSQKLEELAKQNKNKKRSLQQLLELTKRYYVTMKSEKIRVELEELAKEQEKLSEESEENNTKEKQDELNKKFEDIEKELEDLRKENEKLREPLEVPNDKKKEEDIKKEQQEASENLEKKEESQDQQNKEQQQNNAKKNQKKAAQKMKQMSEQMQQSMMSGTSEQMSEDIDILRQVLDNLVLYSFDQEDIMDKFKSIQVNHNEYAKYLIKQQNLREHFEHVDDSLFALSLRQPTLSESINKEITEVFFNIDKSLEQLAENRLYQGVAAQQYAVTSANTLASLLSDILDNMESQMNPSPGQGQGGDMQLPDIIMSQEELNKQMEEGLKKSEEGKKKDGEKGKEGEEGEQKEGEGQQQEGEGGNSEELNGELFEIYQQQQQLRQALEEKIGKQGKEGAGGNLLREMESIENDLLNKGFTNRTLQRMMNLQHQLLKLENATFQQGEDNKRKSKTNQEQFNSLTNTQLQNAKQYFNTTEILNRQALPLQQVYKKKVQEYFKKAND